The Thomasclavelia ramosa DSM 1402 genome includes a region encoding these proteins:
- a CDS encoding LysR family transcriptional regulator, giving the protein MELRVLNYFLAIAREENITRAAQQLHVTQPTLSRQIAQLEEELGVKLFVRSNHNIILTEDGMLLKRRAQELLALADKTKQDFLHKKENLEGVISIGCGEYQSTHYLTDCIAAFKEIYPRVTYEFYSGNARNIYDNIERGLLDVGLMSEPFDIQKFNFISMPTEEQWGLLVRKDSLLANKESIQPQDLVEVPLILPDGNFQSNRVRKWLGEYSNQIQVIAIGNLQYNEVLLTESHVGAVVGIKLKYSYENIVFIPFSPRLTHGTALAWKKDEVFPLATKTFIEFSKKYFKSISIHKK; this is encoded by the coding sequence ATGGAACTTAGGGTCTTAAATTACTTCTTAGCAATCGCCAGAGAAGAAAATATTACAAGGGCTGCACAGCAGCTGCATGTTACTCAACCAACACTTTCTCGTCAAATCGCACAATTAGAGGAAGAATTGGGAGTAAAATTATTCGTACGTAGTAATCATAATATTATTTTGACAGAAGATGGGATGCTCTTAAAAAGACGTGCTCAAGAACTTCTTGCATTAGCAGATAAAACTAAACAAGATTTTTTACATAAGAAAGAAAATTTAGAAGGGGTCATTTCCATTGGATGCGGAGAATATCAGTCAACCCACTATCTTACAGATTGCATTGCTGCTTTTAAAGAGATATATCCAAGGGTAACCTATGAATTTTACAGTGGTAATGCAAGAAATATTTATGACAACATCGAAAGAGGACTATTAGATGTTGGTTTAATGTCAGAACCATTTGATATTCAAAAATTTAATTTTATCAGCATGCCTACCGAAGAACAATGGGGTCTACTCGTTAGAAAAGATTCTCTACTAGCAAATAAAGAATCTATTCAACCTCAAGATTTAGTAGAAGTTCCCTTGATTTTACCTGACGGCAATTTTCAAAGTAATCGGGTAAGAAAATGGCTTGGCGAATATTCTAATCAAATTCAAGTTATTGCAATTGGTAATCTTCAATATAATGAAGTACTACTAACAGAGAGTCATGTCGGAGCCGTGGTTGGTATAAAACTAAAATATAGTTACGAAAATATAGTTTTCATACCTTTTTCTCCTAGACTAACACATGGTACAGCATTAGCCTGGAAAAAAGATGAAGTTTTTCCTTTAGCAACAAAAACATTTATAGAATTCTCAAAGAAATACTTTAAAAGCATATCTATACATAAAAAATAG
- a CDS encoding MurR/RpiR family transcriptional regulator: MFLIQKIEELMVNHPDARYAVGDFVLHEQKNLHNYTINEVAEHSYTSKATVVRFAKTLGFEGWREFMKVFISEMKYLEQHQGDVDANYPFTEDSSVDEIINNIKKVQIESIQDTADLIETDMLEMATSYLLKAKHIVIFGLSPNIFLGELFRRKMITIGKSIDIAKLGEMGIISRTLGSDDCAIMISYSGNNEKGEPMRYLPVLLDNQVPVIGITSGGDNYLRKKLSCVLTISSKERLYTKISNFATEESIHFILNCLFSCYFARDFQNNNHFKLHHSKVLETHRVAVLNQMKDEK, translated from the coding sequence ATGTTTTTGATACAAAAGATAGAAGAGCTTATGGTTAATCATCCAGATGCTAGATATGCTGTTGGTGATTTTGTTTTGCATGAACAAAAGAATCTTCATAATTATACAATTAATGAAGTTGCTGAACACAGTTATACATCTAAAGCAACTGTTGTTCGTTTCGCGAAGACTTTGGGGTTTGAAGGCTGGCGTGAATTTATGAAAGTTTTTATTAGCGAGATGAAATATTTAGAACAGCATCAAGGGGATGTCGATGCTAATTATCCATTCACTGAAGATAGTTCAGTAGATGAAATTATCAATAATATAAAAAAAGTACAAATAGAAAGCATTCAAGATACAGCTGACTTAATCGAAACAGATATGTTAGAAATGGCAACAAGTTATTTATTAAAAGCTAAGCATATTGTAATTTTTGGATTAAGTCCTAATATTTTTTTAGGTGAGTTGTTTCGTCGTAAGATGATAACAATAGGAAAATCAATCGATATTGCAAAGTTAGGGGAAATGGGGATTATTTCAAGAACGCTTGGATCAGACGATTGTGCAATCATGATTTCTTATTCTGGGAATAATGAAAAAGGGGAACCGATGCGTTATTTACCAGTCTTATTAGACAATCAAGTACCTGTTATTGGGATTACAAGTGGTGGAGATAATTATTTAAGGAAGAAATTATCTTGTGTATTGACGATATCTTCTAAGGAAAGGCTTTATACAAAGATTTCTAATTTTGCGACAGAGGAGTCTATTCACTTTATTTTGAATTGTTTATTCTCATGTTATTTTGCGAGAGATTTTCAAAACAATAATCATTTTAAGTTACATCACTCTAAAGTTTTAGAAACACATCGTGTGGCAGTTTTAAATCAAATGAAAGATGAAAAATGA
- a CDS encoding beta-glucoside-specific PTS transporter subunit IIABC, giving the protein MSKKYNSLAKKIVELVGGKENINEVYHCVTRLRFKLADEQKADVTRLEETDGVTKVIQNAGVFQVVIGTHVSEVFEEVEKYVDINSKNVSEVTEKKGIVNTIIEFVAGTFQPVIPALSGAGMVKAVLALLVVFNVITTDSQTYTLLNIFADGVFFFLPMILAYTEAQKLKCNPILAVGVAAMMLHPNWIALVQAGEPVHFFGAIPFTLATYTSSVIPIILVVLVQSYVERFLNRWIPKSVELVFVPMLTFLIMGTLAFSVLGPIGSILGGYLADFFTFLSTNASWAPALLIGGFLPIMVMFGLHNGVAPLGVMQMGQLGYDSIFGPGCVCSNIAQATASAVVAIRTKDKKLKQVATSGSITAYMGITEPTLYGVNLPKKYPLIAAMIGGASGGLYAGLTQTHRFATGSSGIPAVLLYIGDNTMTCFYNILVALLISIVVTAVLTLLLSLKFEGKEDQEVITDLDKNIILSPIKGEVLPLSQSEDEAFSSESMGKGIVIVPREGKVIAPCDGTVSVLFPTKHAIGIISDSGVEILIHIGINTVNLNGKGFKTYINQGDRIKAGDLLVSFDIDEIKEAHLSTQTMIIITNSNSYETVKSTDAKNIDFSDQLLIIQR; this is encoded by the coding sequence ATGAGTAAGAAATATAATTCACTAGCAAAGAAAATTGTTGAATTAGTTGGTGGAAAAGAAAATATAAATGAAGTTTATCATTGTGTAACAAGATTACGTTTTAAGTTGGCAGATGAACAAAAAGCGGATGTAACTAGATTAGAGGAAACTGATGGAGTGACAAAAGTTATTCAAAATGCTGGGGTATTTCAAGTAGTGATAGGAACACATGTGAGTGAAGTTTTTGAAGAGGTCGAAAAATATGTTGATATAAATTCTAAAAATGTAAGTGAAGTAACAGAAAAAAAAGGAATTGTTAATACAATTATTGAATTTGTTGCTGGAACATTTCAGCCTGTAATTCCTGCTTTATCTGGAGCAGGTATGGTAAAAGCTGTTTTAGCATTGCTTGTTGTTTTTAATGTAATTACCACGGATTCACAAACGTATACATTATTAAATATATTTGCAGATGGAGTTTTCTTCTTTTTACCTATGATATTGGCTTATACAGAAGCACAAAAATTGAAATGTAATCCGATTTTGGCAGTTGGTGTTGCAGCTATGATGTTACATCCTAATTGGATAGCTTTGGTACAGGCGGGAGAACCGGTACACTTTTTTGGAGCAATTCCTTTTACACTTGCAACTTATACATCGAGTGTTATACCTATTATTCTTGTGGTTTTAGTTCAATCTTATGTAGAACGTTTTTTAAATCGTTGGATTCCAAAATCAGTTGAGCTTGTTTTTGTTCCAATGTTGACATTCTTAATAATGGGTACTTTAGCATTTTCTGTACTAGGTCCTATTGGAAGTATTTTAGGTGGATATCTTGCTGATTTCTTTACTTTTTTAAGTACGAATGCAAGTTGGGCACCAGCATTATTGATTGGTGGTTTTCTTCCAATTATGGTTATGTTTGGATTGCATAATGGGGTTGCACCATTAGGTGTCATGCAAATGGGACAATTGGGATACGACAGTATTTTTGGACCTGGATGTGTATGTTCTAACATTGCTCAAGCAACAGCATCTGCAGTTGTTGCTATTCGCACTAAAGATAAAAAATTAAAACAAGTTGCAACATCTGGTTCAATTACAGCTTATATGGGAATTACAGAACCTACATTATATGGTGTTAATTTGCCAAAGAAATATCCTTTGATTGCTGCAATGATTGGTGGAGCAAGTGGTGGACTCTATGCTGGATTGACTCAGACTCATCGTTTTGCAACAGGATCTTCTGGTATCCCAGCAGTCTTATTGTATATTGGTGATAATACGATGACTTGTTTTTATAACATTTTAGTTGCTTTATTGATTTCAATTGTAGTAACTGCCGTTTTAACATTGTTATTAAGTTTAAAATTTGAAGGAAAAGAGGATCAAGAAGTAATTACTGATTTAGATAAAAATATAATTTTATCACCTATTAAAGGAGAAGTATTGCCATTGAGTCAATCTGAAGACGAAGCCTTTTCATCAGAAAGTATGGGAAAAGGTATTGTCATTGTTCCCCGTGAAGGAAAAGTTATTGCTCCTTGTGATGGAACTGTATCAGTTTTATTTCCAACAAAACATGCAATTGGAATTATATCAGATTCAGGTGTAGAAATATTAATTCACATTGGAATCAATACTGTCAATCTCAATGGTAAAGGATTCAAAACATATATTAATCAAGGTGATCGTATAAAAGCTGGAGATTTATTAGTAAGTTTTGATATCGATGAGATTAAAGAAGCCCACCTTTCAACTCAAACAATGATTATAATTACAAATTCAAATTCATATGAAACTGTAAAATCAACAGATGCTAAAAATATTGATTTCTCAGATCAATTACTAATAATTCAAAGATAA
- a CDS encoding glycoside hydrolase family 1 protein produces the protein MFYKNLKPFPQNFLWGASTSAYQVEGAYNEDGKGMSVQDVHNPPEGITDFKIASDHYHHFKEDVKLMAELGMKAYRFSIAWTRILPDGDGEVNERGIQFYNDLIDELISYNIEPIVTMYHFDLPYVLHQDGGWCNRRTIDAFEKYAKVLFENYGDRVKYWLTINEQNVMINHPNAMNPGRIPTKKELYQQCHHMFVAAAKATLLCHEMVPCGKIGPAPNITAIYPEKCNPSDVIAADNWEAIRCWLYLDVAVYGRYNSLVWSYLEEKGYTPIIEKGDMDIIAKAKPDFLGVNYYATATVAAAKNDGTDCQPRNGDQQVMIGEEGVYRAAKNEYLELTDFGWMVDSIGMRVTLRRIYDRYHLPLLITENGLGAKDKISKDGCIHDDYRIDYLTRHFYQAQLAITDGVELIGYCPWAFIDLVSTHQGYGKRYGFVYVDRDEMNLKELKRIKKDSFEWYKNIIIQNGLK, from the coding sequence ATGTTTTATAAAAATTTAAAACCGTTTCCTCAAAACTTTTTATGGGGAGCTTCAACTTCGGCATATCAAGTAGAAGGTGCATATAATGAGGATGGAAAAGGAATGTCTGTGCAGGATGTTCATAACCCACCTGAAGGAATTACAGATTTTAAGATTGCAAGTGATCATTATCATCATTTCAAAGAAGATGTGAAGTTAATGGCTGAGTTAGGGATGAAAGCTTATCGTTTTTCAATTGCCTGGACACGAATCTTACCAGATGGCGATGGAGAAGTAAATGAACGAGGAATACAGTTTTATAATGATTTGATCGATGAACTTATTTCTTATAATATTGAGCCAATTGTTACAATGTATCACTTTGATCTCCCCTATGTTCTTCATCAAGATGGTGGATGGTGCAATCGTAGAACAATTGATGCATTTGAAAAATATGCAAAAGTTTTATTTGAAAATTATGGCGATCGCGTCAAATATTGGTTAACGATCAATGAACAAAATGTTATGATCAATCACCCTAATGCCATGAATCCTGGAAGAATTCCTACTAAAAAGGAACTATATCAACAATGTCATCATATGTTTGTTGCAGCTGCGAAGGCAACACTCTTGTGTCATGAAATGGTTCCTTGTGGAAAAATTGGACCTGCACCAAATATTACAGCCATATATCCAGAAAAATGTAATCCAAGTGATGTGATTGCTGCAGATAACTGGGAAGCAATCAGATGCTGGTTATATTTAGATGTTGCTGTTTATGGTCGTTACAATTCTCTTGTATGGTCTTATTTAGAAGAAAAAGGATACACCCCAATTATAGAAAAGGGGGATATGGATATAATTGCCAAAGCAAAACCGGATTTTTTGGGTGTTAACTATTATGCTACTGCAACAGTTGCAGCTGCAAAAAATGATGGAACAGATTGTCAACCTCGTAATGGGGATCAACAAGTCATGATTGGTGAAGAAGGTGTTTATCGTGCTGCAAAAAATGAATATCTTGAATTAACTGATTTTGGATGGATGGTAGATTCAATTGGAATGAGAGTCACCTTAAGAAGAATTTATGATCGCTATCATTTACCACTACTTATTACAGAAAATGGTTTGGGAGCTAAAGATAAAATATCAAAAGATGGTTGTATTCATGATGATTATCGAATTGATTACTTAACCAGGCATTTTTATCAAGCACAATTAGCCATTACTGATGGGGTCGAATTAATTGGATATTGTCCATGGGCATTTATAGATTTGGTTAGTACACACCAAGGGTATGGAAAACGCTATGGATTTGTGTATGTTGATCGTGATGAAATGAATTTAAAAGAGCTTAAAAGAATAAAAAAAGATAGTTTTGAATGGTACAAAAATATTATTATTCAAAATGGTCTAAAATGA
- a CDS encoding PTS sugar transporter subunit IIA — MLNIVLLSHGHLASGMKNTIELIAGRQDNLFTYDAYVDGNSDIKAFLLDFLKIHLNEKVIVITDFLGGSVNNDAIECKNNYDFYLITGMNVLLVLNLVLKYCNSELDSVIRESIQESQKMILSLDHSYEIENEEF, encoded by the coding sequence ATGTTAAATATTGTTTTACTTTCACATGGACATCTGGCATCTGGAATGAAAAATACAATAGAATTAATAGCCGGGAGACAAGATAATCTATTTACTTATGATGCGTATGTAGATGGCAATAGTGATATTAAAGCTTTTTTATTAGATTTTTTAAAAATACATTTAAATGAAAAGGTAATTGTTATTACTGATTTTTTAGGCGGTAGTGTCAATAATGATGCAATTGAATGTAAAAATAATTATGATTTTTATTTAATTACCGGTATGAATGTTTTGTTAGTATTAAATTTAGTTTTAAAGTATTGCAATAGTGAGCTAGATTCAGTTATTAGAGAAAGTATTCAAGAATCACAAAAAATGATTTTGTCACTTGATCATAGTTATGAAATAGAAAATGAAGAATTTTAG
- a CDS encoding PTS sugar transporter subunit IIB: MIKLLRVDHRLLHGQVVYSWCSQIKPNCILVANDEVVENEIRKAALRLAKPNETKLVFKSINDSVTAINEGKTDKYDLMIVVNNIEDAVKLAEQCPQVSSINLGGTKANELTHAISNMVNVTTEEEVLLKKIVAQGIEVFLQGVPSEQKKEYR, from the coding sequence ATGATTAAATTATTAAGAGTAGATCATCGGCTTTTACACGGACAGGTCGTTTATTCCTGGTGTTCGCAAATTAAGCCTAATTGTATTTTAGTTGCCAATGATGAAGTAGTAGAAAATGAGATTAGAAAAGCAGCTTTGAGACTGGCTAAACCGAATGAAACAAAGCTAGTTTTTAAAAGCATTAATGATTCTGTGACAGCTATAAATGAGGGAAAAACAGATAAATACGATTTGATGATAGTAGTAAATAATATTGAGGATGCAGTTAAATTGGCTGAACAATGTCCACAAGTTAGTAGTATAAATTTAGGGGGAACTAAAGCTAATGAATTAACACATGCTATTTCCAATATGGTTAATGTAACAACTGAAGAAGAAGTGCTATTAAAAAAAATTGTGGCACAAGGAATAGAAGTATTTTTACAGGGTGTTCCAAGCGAACAAAAAAAAGAATATAGATAG
- a CDS encoding PTS mannose/fructose/sorbose/N-acetylgalactosamine transporter subunit IIC — MEQAILVGLVALFGYLEVVFGNSMIQRPIVMGPLVGLVLGDFKTGLEVGATLELAFMGSVAIGAALPPEITAGGLLGTAFAISTGNGTEAALALSLPIATISLLITNAFFLTIRAYLLHKSDSYAVNGNVKGVNRMHIISSLSWPIFMAVLMAGSFYVGGPTVQAILEMIPDFVNDGLSVATGILPALGFALLASMLINKKVAPFFLLGFVLSAYLEMPILGITLIGIIIVMLMITQERTKENIVIEGDIDDDF, encoded by the coding sequence ATGGAACAAGCTATATTAGTAGGTTTGGTAGCTTTATTTGGTTATTTAGAGGTTGTTTTTGGTAATTCAATGATACAACGCCCTATAGTAATGGGACCGCTGGTAGGTTTAGTGTTAGGTGATTTTAAGACGGGACTAGAGGTTGGAGCTACTTTAGAACTTGCTTTCATGGGAAGTGTGGCAATTGGTGCAGCATTACCACCTGAAATTACAGCTGGTGGATTACTAGGAACTGCTTTTGCAATAAGCACTGGTAATGGAACTGAGGCAGCATTAGCTTTATCGTTGCCAATTGCGACAATTTCTTTGTTAATAACAAATGCATTTTTTTTAACAATAAGAGCTTATTTGCTTCATAAATCAGATTCATATGCTGTAAATGGCAATGTGAAGGGAGTTAATCGTATGCATATTATTAGTTCGTTGTCATGGCCTATTTTTATGGCTGTATTAATGGCAGGCTCATTTTATGTAGGAGGTCCAACTGTTCAAGCAATATTAGAAATGATACCAGATTTTGTTAATGATGGGTTGTCAGTTGCTACAGGAATTTTACCAGCTTTAGGATTTGCCTTATTAGCTAGTATGTTGATTAATAAAAAAGTAGCACCATTCTTTTTATTAGGTTTTGTTCTATCGGCTTATTTGGAAATGCCGATTCTAGGAATTACATTAATTGGAATTATTATTGTAATGTTGATGATTACACAAGAACGAACAAAAGAAAATATTGTTATTGAAGGAGATATTGATGATGATTTCTAA
- a CDS encoding PTS system mannose/fructose/sorbose family transporter subunit IID: MMISKITKKDINKLFWRSMCVNASFNYERHMSQGIQYALSPALTKLYDDKKDLSKALVRHSEFFNSTPALCPFILGVTLALEEKNAEDQEFDESSINAIKVSLMGPLAGIGDSIFWGTLRPLAGGIACSLALAGNSFAPIIFLLLFNIPHLLVRYFGLKFGYNSGMKALVKFEELGLTEKIFSAASILGLLVIGGMVASMVSVNLALTIGSGDSAVAINDIINGIMPKMLSLLTTYLIYVLIKKGIKVNYLLIGIVIVSILGALIGIF, encoded by the coding sequence ATGATGATTTCTAAAATTACTAAGAAAGATATAAATAAATTATTTTGGCGATCTATGTGTGTAAATGCATCTTTTAATTATGAACGACATATGAGCCAAGGAATACAATATGCACTTAGTCCAGCATTAACAAAATTATATGATGACAAAAAAGATTTATCAAAAGCACTAGTCAGACACTCAGAATTTTTTAATTCAACGCCTGCATTATGCCCATTTATTTTAGGCGTGACATTAGCTCTTGAAGAAAAAAATGCCGAAGATCAGGAGTTTGATGAAAGTTCTATTAACGCAATAAAAGTAAGTTTAATGGGTCCGCTAGCTGGAATTGGCGATTCTATTTTTTGGGGTACATTACGCCCCCTTGCAGGCGGTATTGCATGTTCGCTGGCATTAGCTGGGAATTCTTTTGCTCCGATTATTTTCTTATTACTTTTTAATATACCGCATCTTCTAGTTCGGTATTTTGGTTTAAAATTTGGCTATAATTCAGGGATGAAAGCTTTGGTAAAATTTGAGGAATTAGGTCTAACTGAAAAAATATTTAGTGCCGCTTCTATTTTAGGGCTACTAGTTATTGGGGGGATGGTTGCATCAATGGTTAGTGTCAATTTAGCATTAACTATCGGCAGCGGTGATTCAGCAGTTGCAATAAATGATATCATTAATGGAATTATGCCAAAAATGTTATCATTATTAACTACGTATTTGATCTACGTATTAATAAAAAAAGGGATTAAAGTTAATTATTTGTTAATTGGGATTGTAATTGTAAGTATTTTAGGAGCTTTAATTGGAATATTTTAG
- a CDS encoding PRD domain-containing protein, producing the protein MEERQILNTKQELQIYLKEITAKINFIDFQQYTTIAISKQLLLSRNLTSHYLNEFFKEGKLVKINSRPAYFFDKQVLLESFKLQNIQNEFYDLQELIVLLEKELKKENVFKQLIGFNSSLKKVVEKCIAAINYPPFGSPLLLIGDYGSGRSYIAQLCYLQAKYENLISKDNLFYELDGLEINKYSHEIQCNMIKEIILKCNSNDFLYLKNFEYLSETIQTTAINEIKKNNTVDLRMVISSTKEIKILSSIKDTLIECMIPNFSSRSIQEKEHLVASFFENEEKRIKKHIKITERTLHILCTYDFKTNIQGLKECIQSICIQRYPLAKQENCLKITVFSLPDYILKNASLNHKDETRFLSINEIKNNIMFGDEKILCKNIVELANNYLKNNLSYTYFLQAAYQHINDYDDLIIFKKNQKDVKLKYIEHILIRLFDDIGDIYNINMPRNFVFFVTRWIYYHAEFSNEISHWKDAYHVTIETTLELISKKSLFEYNVMKDLVALIYNNLEVKLLPFECLLICILFTTIEYTKQKLPIFATIICHGYATASSIADVCNKMLKRHVFNAIDMPYTMSIREVCNHFKKIIYYNNDRDILLLVDLGSLENIMQYMKDIPNVNLGIINNVSTNLALAVGNEIIKENNCRDILRLVQEQTIITYKFFEKKEAKYLIIFVSEIGSDIAAQVAQLFMKSMPKVIEVEVKCFDSLAFINLYNQGEFDKNQILFIATTINLGIDFKSIIAIEDIVTFNNLDLIQEKLSSFFSNEDYQKFEKQLMKNFSLQNVVGELTILNADKALNAVGMMIDELQIQLHQTFLAKTIIGLNIHLCCLIERLIKKEEIVSHINIVDFEKNNQEFINGVRISFKAIANQYNITIPISEIAYIYDYVLNNYKTDMSIDEI; encoded by the coding sequence ATGGAAGAACGGCAAATATTAAATACTAAACAGGAATTACAAATTTATTTAAAAGAGATTACTGCAAAAATAAATTTTATTGATTTTCAACAGTATACAACTATTGCAATTTCTAAGCAATTATTGCTGAGTCGTAATTTAACTAGCCATTATCTTAATGAGTTTTTTAAAGAAGGAAAATTAGTTAAAATAAATTCAAGACCTGCATATTTCTTTGATAAACAAGTATTATTAGAATCTTTTAAATTACAAAATATTCAAAATGAATTTTATGATTTGCAAGAATTGATAGTACTTTTGGAAAAAGAATTAAAAAAGGAAAATGTATTTAAACAATTAATTGGTTTTAATTCTAGTTTAAAGAAGGTTGTGGAAAAATGTATAGCTGCCATTAATTATCCTCCGTTTGGTTCACCATTATTATTAATCGGTGATTATGGTTCAGGACGTTCATATATTGCACAATTATGTTATTTACAAGCAAAATATGAAAATTTAATTAGTAAAGATAACTTATTTTATGAGTTGGATGGTTTAGAAATAAATAAATATAGTCATGAAATCCAATGTAATATGATTAAGGAAATAATTCTAAAATGTAATAGTAATGATTTTCTTTATTTAAAAAATTTTGAATATTTGTCAGAAACTATACAAACTACAGCTATTAATGAAATAAAAAAGAATAATACGGTTGATTTAAGAATGGTTATTTCTAGTACAAAAGAAATAAAGATTTTGAGTTCAATAAAGGATACTTTAATTGAGTGTATGATTCCTAATTTTTCCTCCCGGTCAATTCAGGAAAAAGAACATCTTGTTGCCAGTTTTTTTGAAAATGAAGAAAAACGAATCAAAAAACATATTAAAATTACTGAGCGAACTTTACATATTTTGTGTACATACGATTTTAAGACAAATATACAAGGTCTAAAAGAATGTATTCAATCAATATGTATTCAAAGATATCCATTAGCAAAACAAGAAAACTGTTTGAAAATTACAGTATTTTCTTTACCAGATTATATTTTAAAAAATGCCTCATTGAACCACAAAGATGAGACTAGATTTCTTAGTATAAATGAAATAAAAAATAATATAATGTTTGGTGATGAAAAAATATTATGTAAAAATATAGTAGAATTGGCAAATAATTACTTAAAAAATAATTTAAGTTATACATATTTTTTACAAGCTGCATATCAGCATATTAATGATTATGATGATTTAATTATTTTTAAAAAAAATCAAAAAGATGTTAAATTAAAATATATTGAACATATATTAATTAGACTGTTTGATGATATTGGTGATATTTATAATATAAATATGCCTAGAAATTTTGTTTTCTTTGTAACCAGATGGATCTATTATCATGCAGAATTTTCTAATGAAATTTCACATTGGAAAGATGCCTATCATGTTACTATTGAAACTACGCTTGAATTAATAAGTAAAAAATCATTATTTGAATATAATGTAATGAAAGACTTGGTAGCTTTGATCTATAATAATTTAGAAGTTAAATTATTACCATTTGAATGTCTGTTGATTTGTATTTTATTTACTACGATAGAATATACCAAACAAAAATTACCGATTTTTGCAACAATAATTTGTCATGGCTATGCGACCGCTAGTTCAATTGCGGACGTATGTAATAAAATGTTAAAAAGACATGTTTTTAATGCCATAGATATGCCATATACGATGTCAATTAGAGAAGTTTGTAATCACTTTAAAAAAATAATTTATTATAATAATGATCGTGATATTTTATTATTAGTTGACCTTGGTTCATTAGAAAATATTATGCAATATATGAAGGATATCCCTAATGTAAATTTAGGAATCATTAATAATGTTTCAACAAATCTGGCCTTGGCAGTAGGCAATGAAATAATTAAAGAGAATAATTGTCGTGATATTTTAAGATTGGTACAAGAACAAACAATAATAACATATAAATTTTTTGAAAAAAAGGAAGCCAAATATTTAATTATTTTTGTTAGTGAAATTGGTAGTGACATTGCGGCACAAGTAGCTCAATTATTTATGAAAAGTATGCCTAAAGTTATAGAAGTTGAAGTGAAATGTTTTGATTCTTTAGCATTTATCAATTTATATAATCAAGGTGAATTTGATAAAAATCAAATATTATTCATTGCTACGACTATAAATTTAGGAATCGATTTTAAAAGTATAATTGCAATTGAGGATATTGTTACATTTAATAATTTAGATTTAATCCAAGAAAAATTATCAAGCTTTTTTTCAAATGAGGATTATCAAAAATTTGAAAAACAGTTAATGAAAAATTTTTCTCTACAAAATGTAGTTGGGGAATTAACGATTTTAAATGCTGATAAAGCTCTTAATGCTGTTGGAATGATGATTGATGAATTACAAATACAGTTACATCAAACTTTTTTAGCAAAAACTATTATTGGTTTGAATATTCATCTTTGTTGTTTGATTGAACGTCTAATAAAAAAAGAAGAGATAGTTTCACATATTAATATTGTTGATTTTGAAAAAAATAATCAAGAATTTATCAATGGAGTTAGAATTAGCTTTAAAGCGATTGCTAATCAGTATAATATAACAATACCAATTAGTGAAATTGCTTATATTTATGATTACGTTTTAAATAATTATAAAACAGATATGTCAATTGATGAGATTTAA